The following proteins come from a genomic window of Corallococcus sp. NCRR:
- a CDS encoding RCC1 domain-containing protein: MTKPIAVALLLSLTAACTSAPTGDTPALRTSAVTFTIAADSTGSQSQTRRAMGFSFADVARIRVDVEDAGSHSALFNNFDLVPSPAGWSGTMPSLPRHQALTFIARAYDGNSALLFQGGTTQTLIADRESVAITLAPTNDGAPITLPRIPRIQLPGELVFGQPATVTFFVEATSGEALTFALTAASNGGSFVPSSGTFTLTGTSGAFVARYLPPFGVPSPTDYTHSLTVTNPAGHSVSTTFVTRVLPADRSTDSLGTTVRILFAPVIKGLAASRLTGTSDVAWSASVSDDQPSQTLDYAWSFIPDAPVTPSPGFTTQANPTVLQHYAPSLQGRLSLQVTDAAGARTTATYRLGAQQFPDAPLQTGGPTDVAQLVAGDSHTCALLNDGSVRCFGSGAQGRLGYTGTANVGDDETPASKGPVPLAPGEKAVQLATGLGHTCALLSTGRVRCWGANASGQLGLGHTRTIGDDEPIASVGTVDLGGARALRITAGSNHTCALLTSGHVRCWGDNTHGQLGLGHTDPLPPPTTDVPVGAPVQDLVAGGDHTCALLFSGRPRCWGANAYGQLGYNRDDDVGDTELPSSAGDVDVGGTAVQLALGTQHTCALLDTGALRCWGANAYGQVGNGNPDYATPLTSVALGSGLRAVQVAAGAQHTCALLESGQLQCWGNGARGRLGYANTRSLSAPGTAFIDVGGAPATSVTAGGQHTCAVLSSGRALCWGFNTSGQLGYSHVRAIGDDEPPALAGGILLVSP, encoded by the coding sequence ATGACGAAGCCCATTGCCGTCGCGCTGCTGCTGTCTCTCACCGCCGCGTGCACCTCCGCGCCCACGGGTGACACGCCCGCGCTGCGCACCTCCGCCGTGACGTTCACCATCGCCGCGGACAGCACCGGCTCCCAATCCCAGACACGGCGAGCGATGGGCTTCTCCTTCGCGGACGTGGCGCGCATCCGCGTCGACGTGGAGGACGCTGGCAGCCACAGCGCGCTGTTCAACAACTTCGACCTGGTGCCCTCCCCCGCCGGGTGGTCCGGCACGATGCCGTCCCTGCCCCGCCATCAAGCCCTCACGTTCATCGCGCGGGCGTACGACGGCAACAGCGCGCTCCTCTTCCAGGGCGGCACCACGCAGACGCTCATCGCGGACCGCGAGTCCGTGGCCATCACGCTGGCGCCCACCAACGACGGCGCGCCCATCACCCTGCCGCGCATCCCCCGCATCCAGCTTCCCGGCGAGCTCGTCTTCGGGCAGCCCGCCACCGTCACCTTCTTCGTCGAGGCCACCTCCGGCGAGGCCCTCACCTTCGCGCTCACCGCCGCGAGCAACGGCGGCTCCTTCGTTCCCTCCAGCGGGACCTTCACGCTCACCGGGACCTCCGGCGCCTTCGTCGCCCGCTACCTGCCCCCGTTCGGCGTTCCCAGCCCCACCGACTACACGCACTCGCTCACCGTCACGAACCCGGCGGGGCACTCGGTCAGCACCACGTTCGTCACGCGCGTGCTCCCGGCGGACCGGTCCACGGACTCGCTGGGCACCACCGTGCGCATCCTCTTCGCGCCCGTCATCAAGGGCCTGGCCGCGTCCCGCCTCACGGGCACCTCCGACGTCGCGTGGTCCGCCTCCGTGTCGGATGATCAGCCGTCCCAGACGCTCGACTACGCGTGGAGCTTCATCCCGGACGCGCCCGTCACGCCGTCGCCAGGCTTCACCACCCAGGCCAACCCCACCGTCCTCCAGCACTACGCGCCCTCGCTCCAGGGCCGGCTGTCCCTCCAGGTCACCGACGCCGCCGGGGCCCGCACCACCGCCACCTACCGCCTGGGCGCGCAGCAGTTCCCCGACGCCCCCCTGCAGACCGGCGGCCCCACCGACGTCGCCCAGCTCGTCGCCGGGGACAGCCACACCTGCGCCCTGCTCAACGACGGCTCCGTGCGCTGCTTCGGCAGCGGCGCGCAGGGCCGGCTCGGCTACACCGGCACCGCCAACGTCGGTGACGATGAGACTCCCGCGTCCAAGGGCCCCGTCCCCCTGGCTCCCGGTGAGAAGGCCGTGCAGCTGGCCACCGGCCTGGGCCACACCTGCGCCCTGCTCTCCACGGGCCGCGTGCGCTGCTGGGGCGCCAACGCCTCCGGCCAACTCGGCCTGGGCCACACGCGTACCATTGGCGATGACGAGCCCATCGCCAGCGTGGGCACCGTCGACCTGGGTGGCGCCCGCGCGCTGCGCATCACCGCGGGCTCCAATCACACCTGCGCGCTGCTCACCTCCGGCCACGTGCGCTGCTGGGGCGACAACACCCATGGGCAGCTGGGCCTGGGCCACACGGACCCGCTGCCTCCGCCCACCACCGATGTCCCCGTCGGCGCGCCCGTGCAGGACCTGGTCGCGGGCGGCGACCACACGTGCGCCCTGCTCTTCTCCGGCCGGCCCCGCTGCTGGGGCGCCAATGCCTACGGACAACTGGGTTACAACCGTGACGATGATGTCGGTGACACCGAGTTGCCGTCGTCAGCCGGTGACGTGGACGTGGGCGGCACCGCCGTGCAGCTGGCCCTGGGCACCCAGCACACCTGCGCCCTGCTGGACACCGGCGCCCTGCGCTGCTGGGGCGCCAACGCTTACGGCCAGGTAGGCAACGGCAACCCTGACTACGCCACGCCCCTCACGTCCGTGGCGTTGGGCTCGGGCCTCCGCGCCGTCCAGGTCGCCGCGGGCGCGCAGCACACCTGCGCCCTGCTCGAGTCCGGCCAGCTCCAGTGCTGGGGCAACGGCGCCCGGGGCCGGCTGGGCTACGCCAACACGCGCTCCCTCTCCGCGCCCGGCACCGCCTTCATCGACGTGGGCGGCGCACCCGCCACGTCCGTCACCGCGGGCGGCCAGCACACGTGCGCCGTGCTCTCCTCTGGCCGTGCCCTGTGCTGGGGCTTCAACACCTCCGGCCAGCTTGGGTACAGCCACGTGCGCGCCATTGGCGATGACGAGCCACCCGCGCTCGCCGGGGGCATCCTCCTCGTGTCGCCCTGA
- a CDS encoding RCC1 domain-containing protein has translation MKRTSPRWFRSRGMLGALLLSLSSPWMAACSSGTGAPSAPAEQTQSQVTLAMGSGDFWAAAQKGRVSAMDFSHNDVKRLRVTVWEKSKSANEPLFVNFDLLQNETTQKWAGTLPFLPKGVALTFFAQAYSDTTAATTPIFEGTLDVTLTQDFETLTIPLSPATEGAVIKLPRIERISIPRAFAAGQSGNLTFAVAASTGEKLHYTITPETGSGTFTPQSGDITLLATSGAFVSLYTPPEDVQDTTVFHHTVTVKNEAGHSVTTTFTTTVQPRETSSGVDTSVTVLFNPVIQGLDGQRLRDAEGDMSANVLFTAKVSDDSPSTTLTYAWDFTPSGSTLPDPLPAFTGETNPSTLQHYTSSLQGTLSLKVTDPDNGITTLKYVLTPDQFPDAPVAEGEITGVNTLRAGQNHTCALLNDGSLRCWGYNFYGQLGLGDSQNVGDTEKPSEKLAVKLAGEGSKIALGANHTCALLKTGLVRCWGRGESGQLGYGNTADVGAADDITGAGYVVLGGGATKLAAGGNHTCALMHTGKVRCWGNNYFGQLGYGNNLNVGDDEQPLTKGDVNLGAGVKAKDIVAGFNHTCALLETGRILCWGRNAAGQLGYAHTNQVSDPSTQTPVYVGEVAQLSAGAYHTCVQTKTGAVQCWGASNNGQLGATVSTTDSTNNSSCRDWSPYGCTYRMLAQSVTVNLGGATALQIATGYDHTCALLSNGSVKCWGANANGRLGLGPNPPSSTTVPTQAVDLDGSTAYQLTAGENHTCVLLSTGAARCWGYGALGALGYGNTATIGATNSASTGGNISITPPAVPAP, from the coding sequence GTGAAGAGAACGTCCCCCCGTTGGTTCCGGTCGCGCGGCATGCTGGGCGCGCTCTTGCTGTCGCTGTCCTCGCCGTGGATGGCCGCATGTAGCTCCGGCACCGGGGCGCCCTCCGCGCCCGCGGAGCAGACGCAGTCGCAGGTCACGCTGGCGATGGGGTCCGGGGACTTCTGGGCGGCGGCGCAGAAGGGCCGCGTCTCCGCGATGGATTTCTCCCACAATGACGTCAAGCGCCTGCGCGTCACCGTCTGGGAGAAGAGCAAGTCCGCGAACGAGCCCCTCTTCGTCAACTTCGACCTGCTCCAGAACGAGACCACCCAGAAGTGGGCCGGCACCCTGCCCTTCCTCCCCAAGGGCGTGGCGCTCACCTTCTTCGCGCAGGCCTACAGCGACACCACCGCCGCCACGACGCCCATCTTCGAGGGCACGCTCGACGTCACCCTCACGCAGGACTTCGAGACGCTCACCATCCCCCTGTCGCCCGCCACCGAGGGCGCTGTCATCAAGCTGCCCCGCATCGAGCGCATCAGCATTCCCAGGGCGTTCGCGGCCGGGCAGAGCGGCAACCTCACCTTCGCCGTCGCCGCCTCCACGGGGGAGAAGCTGCACTACACCATCACCCCCGAGACGGGGAGCGGCACCTTCACGCCGCAGTCGGGCGACATCACCCTGCTGGCGACCAGCGGCGCCTTCGTCAGCCTCTACACCCCGCCCGAAGACGTCCAGGACACCACCGTCTTCCACCACACGGTCACGGTGAAGAACGAGGCGGGCCACTCCGTCACCACCACCTTCACCACCACCGTCCAGCCCCGGGAGACGAGCAGCGGCGTGGACACCTCCGTGACGGTGCTCTTCAACCCTGTCATCCAGGGGCTCGACGGTCAGCGCCTGCGCGATGCCGAAGGCGACATGAGCGCCAACGTCCTCTTCACCGCGAAGGTGAGCGACGACAGCCCCTCGACGACCCTCACCTACGCCTGGGACTTCACGCCCTCTGGCAGCACCCTGCCGGATCCGCTGCCCGCCTTCACCGGCGAGACGAACCCCTCCACCCTGCAGCACTACACGTCGTCCCTGCAGGGCACCCTCAGCCTCAAGGTCACGGACCCGGACAACGGCATCACCACCCTGAAGTACGTGCTGACGCCCGACCAGTTCCCCGACGCCCCTGTCGCCGAGGGCGAAATCACCGGCGTGAACACGCTGCGCGCCGGACAGAACCACACGTGCGCGCTGCTCAATGACGGCTCGCTGCGCTGCTGGGGTTACAACTTCTACGGCCAGCTGGGCCTGGGTGACTCCCAGAACGTGGGCGACACCGAGAAGCCCTCCGAGAAGCTGGCGGTGAAGCTGGCCGGAGAAGGCTCCAAGATCGCGCTGGGCGCGAACCACACCTGCGCCCTGCTGAAGACGGGCCTGGTGCGCTGCTGGGGCCGTGGCGAGTCGGGTCAGCTGGGGTACGGCAACACGGCGGACGTGGGCGCCGCGGACGACATCACCGGGGCCGGCTACGTCGTCCTCGGTGGCGGCGCGACGAAGCTCGCGGCGGGCGGCAACCACACCTGCGCGCTGATGCACACGGGCAAGGTGCGCTGCTGGGGCAACAACTACTTCGGTCAGCTCGGCTACGGAAACAACCTCAACGTCGGCGACGATGAGCAGCCCCTCACCAAGGGCGACGTGAACCTGGGCGCGGGTGTCAAAGCCAAGGACATCGTGGCCGGCTTCAACCATACCTGCGCGCTGCTCGAAACGGGCCGCATCCTGTGCTGGGGCCGCAACGCCGCCGGTCAGCTGGGCTACGCCCATACGAACCAGGTGTCCGACCCGAGCACGCAGACCCCCGTGTACGTCGGCGAAGTGGCGCAGCTCAGCGCGGGCGCCTACCACACCTGCGTGCAGACCAAGACGGGCGCGGTGCAGTGCTGGGGCGCCAGCAACAACGGCCAGCTCGGCGCCACGGTGTCCACCACGGACTCCACCAACAACAGCAGCTGCCGCGACTGGTCGCCCTACGGCTGCACCTACCGCATGCTGGCGCAGTCGGTCACCGTCAACCTGGGCGGCGCCACGGCCCTGCAGATCGCCACCGGCTATGACCACACCTGCGCGCTGCTCTCCAACGGCAGCGTGAAGTGCTGGGGCGCCAACGCCAACGGCCGGCTGGGCCTGGGTCCCAACCCGCCTTCGTCCACGACCGTGCCCACCCAGGCCGTGGACCTGGACGGCTCCACCGCCTACCAGCTCACCGCGGGTGAGAACCACACCTGCGTGCTGCTGTCGACGGGCGCGGCCCGCTGCTGGGGCTACGGCGCGCTGGGCGCGCTGGGCTACGGAAACACGGCCACCATCGGCGCGACCAACTCGGCCAGCACCGGCGGAAACATCTCCATCACGCCGCCGGCCGTCCCCGCGCCGTAA
- a CDS encoding NUDIX hydrolase — protein MSGGGAWQGDIKARLYERVRERGFGSLIAFADARPAVPLYVLADELGNDIAAVQILSGLMYEAEQRKQVTRLVRDVLVRELAERFPNGWPGVLDDATRGEVAMGLGSWFAYTPVTHRARVDRAGDALLANPPPAGWRPLGPDDELLRTLLPDEEA, from the coding sequence ATGAGCGGTGGAGGGGCTTGGCAGGGCGACATCAAGGCACGCTTGTACGAGAGGGTTCGTGAACGGGGCTTCGGCTCACTCATTGCCTTTGCCGATGCGCGCCCTGCTGTTCCGCTGTACGTCCTGGCCGACGAGTTGGGCAACGACATTGCCGCGGTGCAGATTCTAAGCGGCTTGATGTACGAGGCGGAGCAGCGCAAGCAGGTCACGCGCTTGGTTCGTGATGTCCTCGTGCGCGAGTTGGCCGAGAGGTTCCCGAATGGCTGGCCGGGCGTGCTGGACGATGCAACCCGTGGAGAGGTTGCGATGGGGCTCGGGTCATGGTTCGCCTACACCCCAGTAACCCACAGGGCGCGGGTTGATCGTGCAGGGGATGCGCTTCTCGCCAACCCTCCCCCCGCTGGCTGGCGTCCACTCGGCCCCGACGACGAGCTTCTCCGAACGCTCCTCCCCGACGAAGAAGCCTGA
- a CDS encoding ArsA family ATPase has protein sequence MNLDGMLRDKRILVLCGAGGVGKTTTAAALGVAAARAGRKVLVLTIDPARRLAEAMGLKENGAEPTSVPAERLFADGKRGEGRLDVWMLEPRIVFERMVRRMSATESAARTILEHRLYRFLSELVAGVQEYAAAEALDGFIAEGHYDLIVLDTPPSRHALDFLDAPGRLSRFLDERIISLFGPDSGRTGRLWQGAQALVGKVLDGIFGGGFAQEMRTFVAAFGGLFAGIRLHSDRLREHLSSKDAAFLLVTSPEAAALREATFFQEALQAKGLPFAGYVLNRSWARDDDLAPAAALKPHANNAADTDAVSALEHLAGVEDARAKAHRSLLARLAEGLPRGALAIAAPDAGADLEDFRGLVHLGDALTVV, from the coding sequence ATGAACCTGGACGGCATGCTGCGCGACAAGCGGATCCTCGTGCTGTGCGGCGCGGGCGGCGTGGGCAAGACGACGACGGCGGCGGCGCTGGGCGTGGCGGCGGCGAGAGCGGGGCGCAAGGTGCTGGTGCTCACCATCGACCCGGCGCGGCGGCTGGCGGAGGCCATGGGGCTGAAGGAGAACGGCGCGGAGCCCACCTCCGTGCCCGCGGAGCGCCTGTTCGCGGACGGCAAACGCGGCGAGGGCCGGCTGGACGTGTGGATGCTGGAGCCGCGCATCGTCTTCGAGCGCATGGTGCGCCGGATGTCCGCCACGGAGAGCGCCGCGCGCACCATCCTGGAGCACCGCCTGTACCGCTTCCTGTCGGAGCTGGTCGCGGGCGTGCAGGAGTACGCCGCCGCGGAGGCGCTGGACGGCTTCATCGCGGAGGGCCACTACGACCTCATCGTCCTGGACACCCCGCCCAGCCGCCACGCCCTGGACTTCCTGGACGCGCCGGGCCGGCTGTCGCGCTTCCTGGACGAGCGGATCATCTCCCTCTTCGGTCCGGACTCGGGCCGCACGGGCCGGCTGTGGCAGGGCGCGCAGGCGCTGGTGGGCAAGGTGCTGGACGGCATCTTCGGCGGCGGCTTCGCGCAGGAGATGCGCACCTTCGTCGCCGCCTTCGGAGGCCTGTTCGCCGGCATCCGCCTGCACTCGGACCGGCTGCGGGAGCACCTGTCGTCGAAGGACGCGGCGTTCCTGCTCGTCACGTCGCCGGAGGCCGCCGCGCTGCGCGAGGCCACCTTCTTCCAGGAGGCGCTCCAGGCCAAGGGGCTGCCCTTCGCGGGCTACGTGCTCAACCGCAGCTGGGCGCGGGATGACGACCTGGCCCCGGCCGCCGCGCTGAAGCCGCACGCGAACAACGCCGCGGACACGGACGCCGTCAGCGCGCTGGAGCACCTGGCGGGCGTGGAGGACGCGCGCGCGAAGGCCCACCGCTCGCTCCTGGCGAGGCTGGCCGAAGGGCTGCCCCGGGGCGCGCTGGCCATCGCCGCGCCGGACGCGGGCGCGGACCTGGAGGACTTCCGGGGGCTGGTGCACCTGGGGGACGCGCTCACCGTCGTCTGA
- a CDS encoding CBS domain-containing protein, with product MGTKDYSNGNGRHDLGRADISTPPTDAMATHRSPDVAPPGSRERSESDVSGWSPGRDELPADRQGRFHRAAAWRLGRVRTDVDDTGTWRKDREGERDGGTTGPYGRDDRDPRYANGAGPRRTQGEDTVQEMPAERADYREWDRSGYGGQEPLLRDRPARAASREDARLRDRLAPQREETFPLDPRLRASRDTSTASESSRRRWRREPLTARDIMTRQVRTARRDSSLREVAQLMRDEDCGVVPIVDAEGHLLGLVTDRDLALRAFTGQRAVDGLRASDVMTEDLEAVLPEEDLHGVIELMGRRQVRRIPVVEPDDRLVGIIALGDIASRADQDEELQEALERISSRRSFWSRLR from the coding sequence ATGGGCACCAAGGACTACAGCAACGGAAACGGCAGGCATGACCTGGGGCGCGCGGACATCTCCACGCCTCCCACCGACGCGATGGCCACGCACCGCTCACCGGACGTGGCGCCGCCGGGCTCGCGCGAACGCTCGGAGTCCGACGTGAGCGGTTGGAGCCCCGGGCGCGACGAGCTGCCCGCCGACCGGCAGGGGAGATTCCACCGCGCCGCCGCGTGGCGCCTGGGCCGCGTGCGCACGGACGTGGACGACACCGGCACCTGGCGCAAGGACCGCGAGGGCGAGCGCGACGGCGGCACCACCGGCCCCTATGGCCGCGACGACCGCGACCCGCGCTACGCCAATGGCGCGGGCCCCCGGCGCACCCAGGGCGAGGACACCGTCCAGGAGATGCCCGCCGAGCGCGCCGACTACCGCGAGTGGGACCGCAGCGGCTACGGCGGCCAGGAGCCCCTGTTGCGCGACCGCCCCGCCCGCGCCGCTTCCCGCGAGGACGCGCGCTTGCGCGACCGGCTGGCGCCCCAGCGGGAGGAGACCTTCCCCCTGGACCCGAGGCTGCGCGCCTCCCGCGACACGTCCACCGCGTCCGAGTCCTCGCGCCGCCGCTGGAGGCGCGAGCCGCTCACCGCGCGCGACATCATGACCCGCCAGGTGCGCACCGCCCGCCGCGACAGCTCCCTGCGCGAGGTGGCGCAGTTGATGCGGGACGAGGACTGCGGCGTGGTGCCCATCGTGGACGCGGAAGGACACCTGCTGGGACTCGTCACCGACCGCGACCTGGCGCTGCGCGCCTTCACGGGCCAACGCGCCGTGGACGGCCTGCGCGCCTCGGACGTGATGACGGAGGACCTGGAGGCGGTGCTGCCGGAGGAGGACCTGCACGGCGTCATCGAGCTGATGGGCCGCCGCCAGGTGCGCCGCATCCCCGTGGTGGAGCCCGATGACCGGCTCGTGGGCATCATCGCGCTGGGGGACATCGCCAGCCGCGCGGACCAGGACGAGGAGCTGCAGGAGGCGCTGGAGCGCATCTCGTCCCGGCGCTCGTTCTGGAGCCGGCTGCGCTGA
- a CDS encoding NUDIX hydrolase, which yields MSDGGAWQGNIKARLYERVRERGHDSLTAFADARPAVPLYVLADELGNDVAAVQVLSGLLYEAEQHKRVTRFVRDVLVREVAEGLPNGWPPILDDASRFEVAMALGRWSAYTPETHEERVRQVCDVLLANPPPAGWRPRGPDDELLRTLLPDEEA from the coding sequence ATGAGCGACGGAGGCGCATGGCAGGGCAACATCAAGGCGCGCCTGTACGAACGGGTCCGTGAGCGAGGCCACGACTCATTGACCGCCTTCGCCGATGCGCGCCCTGCCGTTCCGCTGTACGTCCTGGCCGACGAGTTGGGCAACGACGTTGCCGCGGTGCAGGTGTTGAGCGGCTTGCTGTACGAGGCGGAGCAGCACAAGCGGGTCACGCGCTTCGTTCGCGACGTGCTCGTGCGCGAAGTCGCCGAGGGGCTCCCCAACGGTTGGCCGCCCATCTTGGACGACGCAAGCCGCTTCGAGGTTGCAATGGCGCTTGGGCGCTGGTCTGCGTACACCCCAGAAACCCATGAAGAGCGCGTGCGGCAGGTGTGCGATGTGCTCCTCGCCAATCCGCCTCCTGCGGGCTGGCGTCCACGCGGTCCTGACGACGAGTTGCTCCGGACGCTCCTTCCCGATGAGGAAGCCTGA
- a CDS encoding STAS/SEC14 domain-containing protein, with translation MEQQIREWTCGAHRIRMTAPDVLHTKYTGLVGLQDAKWALRVYEEMAAQGPFYLVAEVPGSELPAESRKYLANNVRAEWMRSVVYVGSDLTQRVVGKAMSVAMLLTGHAASFDTVFVDTMAQADAWVDAHRLDHAPRRVG, from the coding sequence ATGGAGCAACAGATTCGCGAGTGGACGTGTGGCGCGCATCGGATCCGCATGACGGCGCCGGACGTGTTGCATACGAAGTACACGGGGCTGGTGGGGCTGCAGGACGCGAAGTGGGCGCTGCGCGTCTACGAGGAGATGGCGGCGCAGGGGCCGTTCTACCTGGTGGCGGAGGTGCCCGGGTCGGAGCTGCCCGCCGAGTCGCGCAAGTACCTGGCCAACAACGTGCGCGCGGAGTGGATGCGCTCGGTGGTGTACGTGGGGTCCGACCTCACACAGCGCGTGGTGGGCAAGGCCATGTCCGTGGCCATGCTGCTCACGGGCCACGCGGCCAGCTTCGACACGGTCTTCGTGGACACGATGGCTCAAGCGGATGCGTGGGTGGACGCGCACCGGTTGGATCACGCCCCGCGCCGCGTGGGCTGA
- a CDS encoding STAS/SEC14 domain-containing protein, translated as MAVLREWVFGTQRVSLEDSDILWIKVRGAFSETDVRALVDVFHELGASPEKPLYLVVDLSSSEGLSVAPRKYLAEHVSTTWFRAAVFFGAKRTHREVLRALVVALNFIRDTKLQAEFLDSEPQARAWLETHRRRQDAAPR; from the coding sequence ATGGCGGTGCTGCGGGAGTGGGTCTTCGGGACACAGCGTGTCTCGCTGGAGGACTCCGACATCCTCTGGATCAAGGTCCGGGGAGCGTTTTCAGAGACGGACGTGCGGGCGCTGGTGGACGTGTTCCATGAGCTGGGGGCGAGCCCGGAGAAGCCCCTGTACCTCGTCGTGGACCTGAGCAGCTCCGAGGGGCTGTCGGTCGCGCCACGCAAGTACCTGGCCGAACACGTGAGCACCACGTGGTTCCGCGCGGCCGTCTTCTTCGGCGCCAAGCGCACGCACCGCGAGGTGCTGCGCGCGCTCGTGGTGGCGCTCAACTTCATCCGCGACACGAAGCTGCAGGCGGAGTTCCTGGACTCGGAGCCCCAGGCCCGCGCGTGGCTGGAGACCCACCGGCGCCGTCAGGACGCGGCGCCGCGCTGA
- a CDS encoding DUF2380 domain-containing protein: MKGSLRGVEAAFNKLAARPPDLGGWGLTGDIFTRFLDQGSKQVKWLHGALGSATALTTAASEVGDTDMELGLLRMTGPKLQAAQFGTLLLAAWVDFLHLADVVLRNCPMCSAEKLFVDLHRVQGVIKPTLTDLASLDPERVEAATTAMPELMGKLTREFDTLQRETRATLKFGGQVMAAMQAVEMVTMISTMKMAMPRVPPSAPMTLGVGLAMSSGGVVVGSRLVVSAEWVEMMRRLVQAGVISVPAVSAAVLIQGGQVTMAQAHQDLPKGVRDALGDSPEVRGMQVTGRAGAGMSDAPKHHVLPQEHREWFERRGFKGDMDIDNFCVRLDQADHEAIHGGGNWKLGRIWPGEWNRMIMDALLQAETRTGRLLTRDGILKEVARHMRDYRIPMNFTSVRGR; this comes from the coding sequence GTGAAGGGCTCCCTGCGCGGAGTCGAGGCCGCGTTCAACAAACTGGCGGCCCGTCCTCCTGACCTCGGGGGATGGGGCCTGACTGGCGACATCTTCACGCGTTTCCTCGACCAGGGCTCCAAGCAGGTGAAGTGGCTTCATGGCGCGCTGGGGAGCGCCACCGCGTTGACGACCGCGGCCTCGGAAGTCGGCGACACGGACATGGAGTTGGGCCTCTTGCGCATGACGGGGCCGAAGCTCCAGGCGGCGCAGTTCGGAACGCTCCTGCTGGCCGCCTGGGTGGACTTCCTGCACCTCGCGGACGTCGTGCTCCGAAACTGCCCCATGTGCAGCGCCGAGAAGCTCTTCGTGGACCTTCATCGCGTGCAGGGGGTGATAAAGCCCACGCTCACGGACCTCGCCTCACTGGACCCGGAGCGGGTGGAGGCGGCGACGACCGCGATGCCCGAGTTGATGGGAAAGCTGACGCGCGAGTTCGACACGCTCCAGCGAGAAACCCGCGCGACCCTGAAGTTCGGCGGGCAGGTCATGGCAGCGATGCAGGCAGTGGAGATGGTCACGATGATCTCCACGATGAAGATGGCCATGCCGCGCGTGCCACCCTCGGCCCCCATGACACTGGGCGTGGGCCTCGCGATGAGTTCGGGCGGAGTCGTAGTGGGCTCGCGGCTGGTGGTCTCCGCGGAGTGGGTGGAGATGATGCGAAGGCTCGTGCAAGCGGGCGTCATCTCCGTCCCCGCCGTCAGCGCGGCCGTCCTCATTCAGGGCGGACAGGTCACGATGGCCCAGGCGCACCAGGACCTGCCCAAGGGCGTGCGTGACGCGCTGGGGGACAGCCCGGAGGTGCGTGGGATGCAGGTAACGGGCAGAGCGGGGGCGGGCATGTCGGATGCGCCCAAGCACCACGTGCTGCCGCAGGAGCACCGCGAGTGGTTCGAGCGGCGCGGCTTCAAGGGCGACATGGACATCGACAACTTTTGCGTCCGGCTGGATCAGGCCGATCATGAGGCGATTCACGGTGGGGGAAACTGGAAGCTGGGACGCATTTGGCCCGGCGAGTGGAATCGGATGATCATGGACGCGCTACTCCAGGCTGAGACGAGAACCGGCCGGTTGTTGACGCGGGATGGGATCTTGAAGGAAGTCGCGAGGCATATGCGGGACTATCGAATCCCCATGAACTTCACTTCTGTGAGAGGACGATGA
- a CDS encoding ArsA family ATPase produces MLESLWSRRAVLVSGKGGVGKTTLSAALAVAAARAGRPVLLAELSPDEGGPSTLAGLVGVKEAGPRVVPAGPNLSFVRLSAQEGHRLFLEETLPVKWLAEAALRSRALRRFLEAGPALKEMGLMFQLLALLRLTHPDGRRVHPLTVVDLPATGHALALATLPRSILSLMPGGPVGRAVREGLDLLQDPARTGVVVTTLPEPLPVSETLALVGELKDVGLPLSAAVLNRMPEDPFTPESRAALERLLETHGPHRGQRALERLERARLARQRLAAGVGVPHWGLPELALTGMALVERLAELLESTLEGAATHGGQEATP; encoded by the coding sequence GTGCTGGAGTCCTTGTGGAGCAGACGCGCCGTGCTCGTGTCGGGCAAGGGCGGCGTGGGCAAGACGACGCTCTCCGCGGCGCTCGCGGTGGCGGCGGCGCGCGCGGGCCGGCCGGTGCTGCTGGCGGAGCTGTCCCCGGACGAGGGCGGCCCGTCCACGCTCGCGGGGCTGGTGGGCGTGAAGGAGGCCGGGCCGCGCGTGGTGCCGGCCGGGCCGAACCTGTCCTTCGTGCGCCTGTCCGCGCAGGAGGGCCACCGGCTCTTCCTGGAGGAGACCCTGCCCGTGAAGTGGCTGGCGGAGGCCGCGCTGCGCTCCCGGGCGCTGCGGCGCTTCCTGGAGGCCGGCCCCGCGCTCAAGGAGATGGGGCTGATGTTCCAGCTCCTGGCGCTCCTGCGCCTCACGCACCCGGATGGCCGCCGGGTGCACCCGCTCACGGTGGTGGACCTGCCCGCCACGGGCCACGCGCTGGCGCTGGCCACGCTGCCCCGGAGCATCCTCTCGCTGATGCCGGGCGGGCCCGTGGGGCGCGCGGTGCGCGAGGGGCTGGACCTGCTCCAGGACCCCGCGCGCACGGGCGTGGTGGTCACCACGCTGCCGGAGCCCCTGCCCGTCAGCGAGACGCTGGCGCTGGTGGGCGAGCTGAAGGACGTGGGACTGCCCCTGTCCGCCGCGGTGCTCAACCGCATGCCGGAGGACCCCTTCACGCCGGAGTCGCGCGCGGCGCTGGAGCGGCTGTTGGAGACGCACGGGCCGCACCGGGGGCAGCGGGCGCTGGAGCGGCTGGAGCGCGCGAGGCTGGCGCGGCAGCGGCTGGCGGCGGGCGTGGGCGTGCCCCACTGGGGCCTGCCGGAGCTGGCGCTGACGGGCATGGCGCTGGTGGAGCGGCTGGCGGAGCTCCTGGAGTCCACACTCGAAGGGGCCGCGACCCACGGCGGCCAGGAGGCCACGCCATGA